A region of Paenibacillus sp. 37 DNA encodes the following proteins:
- a CDS encoding NADH-dependent flavin oxidoreductase, translating into MNPKFNQMFEQVSLPTGITLKNRIVLAPMTHMSSNADGTISDAELAYYARRTGGAGMSITAVGHVTETGIGFPAQFGVYDDRFIPGLKKLADTMKQQGSVAVLQIFHAGRLTPEQAVPAGQVVAPSAVASERPGSPEPRELTDAEITSIIKDFGEATRRAIEAGFDGVEIHGANGYLIQQFFSPHSNRREDRWGGSVEKRLTFPLAVVDEIQKVVAEHTKLPFIIGYRFSPEEPETPGLTMEDTYALVDALKDKNLDYLHVSLNEFWSKPRRGEADTRSRMEFILDRVNGKLPVIGVGSIHTADQAAEALQTGVPLLAIGRELIIEPDWVEKIESGREEDIETILTKSDQERLVIPDGLWNAIVHTPGWFPMAEDK; encoded by the coding sequence ATGAATCCAAAGTTTAACCAGATGTTTGAACAAGTTTCACTGCCGACTGGTATTACACTGAAAAACCGTATCGTGCTCGCTCCCATGACTCATATGTCCTCGAATGCGGATGGTACGATATCCGACGCTGAACTTGCTTATTATGCACGTCGCACCGGTGGTGCTGGCATGTCAATTACGGCTGTAGGGCATGTAACAGAGACGGGCATTGGTTTCCCGGCTCAATTTGGTGTTTATGACGACCGCTTCATTCCTGGTCTGAAAAAACTGGCTGACACTATGAAACAACAAGGCTCCGTAGCTGTATTGCAAATTTTCCATGCGGGCCGTTTGACGCCTGAACAAGCTGTACCTGCGGGTCAAGTGGTTGCTCCTAGTGCGGTTGCAAGTGAGCGTCCGGGATCTCCTGAACCAAGAGAATTGACGGATGCCGAGATTACTTCCATTATCAAAGACTTTGGTGAAGCGACACGTCGTGCAATTGAAGCTGGCTTTGATGGTGTTGAGATTCACGGTGCTAATGGTTATCTGATCCAGCAATTCTTCTCCCCGCATTCCAACCGACGTGAAGATCGTTGGGGCGGAAGTGTAGAGAAACGTCTGACATTCCCACTTGCTGTTGTGGATGAGATTCAGAAAGTGGTTGCCGAACATACCAAACTGCCGTTCATCATTGGTTACCGTTTCTCCCCGGAAGAGCCGGAAACACCGGGACTCACGATGGAAGATACGTATGCACTGGTGGATGCGCTTAAAGATAAAAACCTGGATTACCTGCACGTTTCCTTGAACGAATTCTGGTCCAAGCCAAGACGTGGCGAAGCAGATACACGTTCAAGAATGGAATTCATCCTGGATCGTGTGAACGGTAAATTGCCTGTGATTGGCGTAGGTTCAATTCATACGGCTGATCAGGCCGCTGAGGCGCTCCAAACGGGAGTACCACTACTTGCCATTGGACGTGAGCTGATTATTGAACCGGATTGGGTTGAGAAGATCGAGAGCGGACGGGAAGAAGACATTGAAACGATTCTGACCAAATCCGATCAGGAGCGTCTGGTTATCCCTGACGGGTTGTGGAATGCAATCGTCCACACACCGGGATGGTTCCCTATGGCAGAAGATAAATAA
- a CDS encoding DeoR/GlpR family DNA-binding transcription regulator yields MLVAERYEKIVEWVDTQGSMRVTELSERCGVTEETIRRDLDKLEQAGRLRRSHGGAVSVKYKEELQSEIPYPERAVAHAEEKRRIASEAVKMVEPGDRIALDASTTAWYMAAGLPNIPLTVLTNSIKVAAELSNKEQIRVIATGGQLASKSLSFVGPLAERSLDAYHVDKVFLSCKGVHLTKGISESNELQALVKQKMIQIADEVILLADSSKFNIQAFTRVAEMSSVAKVITDQGVDEEQVSALIEQNITCIRV; encoded by the coding sequence ATGCTCGTAGCTGAACGGTATGAGAAAATAGTGGAATGGGTGGATACGCAAGGCAGCATGCGTGTAACCGAACTTAGTGAGCGCTGCGGGGTGACGGAAGAGACGATACGTCGTGATCTGGACAAGCTCGAACAGGCGGGCAGGCTCAGAAGGTCCCATGGCGGGGCGGTCAGCGTAAAATACAAGGAAGAGTTACAGTCGGAGATTCCGTATCCGGAACGTGCTGTAGCCCATGCAGAAGAGAAGCGCAGAATTGCAAGCGAAGCGGTGAAAATGGTGGAACCCGGCGACCGGATTGCTCTGGATGCAAGTACAACTGCGTGGTATATGGCGGCAGGATTGCCGAACATTCCATTGACCGTATTAACCAATTCGATAAAAGTGGCCGCAGAGCTGAGTAACAAGGAGCAGATTCGTGTGATTGCCACAGGTGGGCAATTAGCTTCGAAGTCACTTTCTTTTGTAGGACCTCTCGCGGAACGTTCGTTGGATGCGTATCATGTCGATAAAGTGTTTTTGTCTTGCAAAGGGGTGCATCTGACCAAAGGCATCAGTGAGTCAAATGAATTACAGGCCTTGGTGAAGCAGAAAATGATCCAGATTGCGGATGAAGTCATATTACTTGCAGATTCCAGCAAATTTAATATACAGGCATTTACCAGAGTCGCTGAGATGAGCAGTGTGGCAAAAGTGATTACAGATCAGGGTGTAGATGAAGAGCAAGTTAGCGCATTGATTGAGCAGAATATTACGTGTATACGTGTGTAA
- a CDS encoding SOS response-associated peptidase — protein sequence MCNRFSLAADLDDVRDHFKIQRVMYYYKNRYNISPTQHTPIILHQDGERVLDEFRWGFIPFWGRDAVNANLMTVHENPSYYKLVETKRCVIPCNGLYYWRQEGKKSYAVRVVMPDRGLFGIAGLYEVWRDTRKEPLRTCTMLMTGANMVTREFGSKMPAILSEEEINTWLDPANTRVTQLLPLLKSYNRTEMNLYPVTPMVANDEHDCYECVEEMDQKLAYVRSF from the coding sequence ATGTGCAACCGTTTTTCATTGGCAGCCGATTTGGACGATGTCAGAGATCATTTCAAGATTCAGCGAGTGATGTATTATTATAAAAACCGATACAATATCAGCCCAACCCAGCATACGCCAATTATTTTGCATCAGGATGGTGAGCGTGTATTGGATGAGTTCCGGTGGGGGTTCATTCCATTCTGGGGTCGTGATGCCGTTAACGCGAATCTCATGACGGTACATGAGAATCCTTCCTATTACAAACTGGTAGAGACCAAGCGTTGCGTCATTCCTTGCAATGGATTATATTACTGGCGGCAAGAAGGCAAGAAAAGTTATGCGGTTCGTGTTGTCATGCCAGATCGCGGTCTGTTCGGCATAGCTGGGTTATACGAAGTATGGAGAGATACACGGAAAGAGCCGCTTCGTACCTGCACGATGCTTATGACAGGCGCGAACATGGTTACACGCGAGTTTGGCAGTAAAATGCCGGCGATCCTCTCCGAAGAAGAGATCAACACTTGGCTTGACCCGGCCAATACACGGGTGACTCAATTGTTACCGCTATTGAAATCGTATAACAGAACAGAGATGAATCTGTATCCAGTCACCCCAATGGTCGCCAACGATGAACACGACTGTTACGAGTGCGTAGAAGAGATGGATCAGAAGCTGGCTTACGTTCGGAGTTTCTGA
- a CDS encoding OsmC family protein has protein sequence MKHPFHLKAVWNGGRNSEGTIDAGGLKTIISIPKDMGGPGTGTNPDEMLLGAASTCYLITLAAMLERSDITPDELTLESEATVDVTNNVFTYERIVHRPRIVLSQDASEADLTKAERLAHKAESSCMISRAVAGNVQMETQPVIVTTGANAV, from the coding sequence ATGAAACATCCTTTTCATCTGAAAGCGGTATGGAATGGTGGGCGTAACAGTGAGGGAACAATCGATGCAGGTGGATTAAAAACGATCATATCGATTCCGAAGGATATGGGCGGACCCGGTACGGGAACTAACCCGGACGAGATGCTGCTGGGTGCAGCCTCCACCTGTTACCTGATCACACTGGCAGCGATGCTGGAGCGTTCGGATATTACGCCGGATGAATTGACGCTTGAATCGGAAGCAACGGTAGATGTTACGAATAACGTATTTACGTACGAACGGATCGTACATAGACCCCGGATTGTACTCAGCCAAGATGCTTCAGAGGCGGATCTGACCAAGGCTGAGCGCCTGGCGCATAAGGCTGAATCATCCTGTATGATCTCCCGAGCGGTGGCAGGTAATGTCCAGATGGAGACACAACCGGTCATTGTTACTACAGGAGCTAACGCGGTGTGA
- a CDS encoding DUF2062 domain-containing protein: MNTQKRKTNRWVRLTRAMKLNFLKLLRAPGGAHKVSTGFAIGFGLELIVISTASLIYLVFYPIVRLSGGSVPAAIVGNVIGKLTFLPIILMPLAKQIGSWILPAHSMGQGPVHESAFMELFRGNWSAVSELLLGGLDILAGMSVFGVILGVISYFVVKFFYVRALNRRYERRLEKRRQADIASVSPPVLIRKPSQS, from the coding sequence ATGAACACACAGAAGCGCAAGACTAACCGCTGGGTACGTTTAACACGTGCTATGAAGCTGAATTTTCTCAAATTGTTACGTGCTCCCGGAGGTGCCCATAAAGTATCTACCGGATTTGCCATAGGGTTCGGACTGGAACTGATCGTGATCTCGACCGCTTCCCTGATATATCTCGTATTTTATCCAATTGTGCGATTGTCTGGGGGTTCGGTGCCAGCAGCGATTGTTGGTAATGTGATCGGGAAACTTACGTTTTTACCTATTATCCTGATGCCACTCGCGAAACAAATTGGCTCATGGATATTGCCTGCTCACAGCATGGGACAGGGACCGGTACATGAGAGTGCATTCATGGAGCTGTTTCGGGGGAACTGGTCGGCCGTGAGTGAATTGTTGCTTGGTGGACTGGATATTCTGGCGGGTATGTCCGTGTTTGGTGTCATTTTAGGTGTGATATCGTACTTTGTCGTGAAATTTTTCTACGTCAGAGCGCTCAACCGGCGTTATGAACGCCGGCTGGAGAAACGCCGACAAGCGGATATCGCTTCGGTATCACCTCCGGTGTTAATCAGGAAGCCATCACAATCATAA